One Gloeobacter morelensis MG652769 DNA window includes the following coding sequences:
- a CDS encoding FIST signal transduction protein, protein MAGFASDTMHWAGALARRPTVGEALAEATRAIRSQMAGRRVDLLFVFASPDFAQNAGQWLGELQRELACRVQIGCSGGGIIGAGSEVEGPSALSLLAAHLPGVELRPFWLKAEELPDLDSSPKTWENLMEISAGAAPHFVLMADGSSFPVDVLIGGLDFAFPRAIKVGGLASGGNRPGQNRLFFGDQAVGGGAVGVALAGDIAVEAAVAQGCRPVGQTFQITRAEGNLLWELDGQPALQVLQTVLQQLDENDQRLARKALFVGVRMSEFHSGSEQGDFLVRNLMGVDPRTGGLAVGEWLRTGQTIRFHLRDAATSRDDLQLVLQRHRLEHSGAPPAGALLFSCLGRGESLYGEPDVDSTLFAQVLGEGVPLAGFFCNGEIGPVGSTTFLHGYTSSFGLFRPRTSGRL, encoded by the coding sequence ATGGCCGGTTTTGCCTCAGATACGATGCACTGGGCCGGTGCCCTTGCGCGCCGCCCCACCGTGGGCGAGGCCCTCGCCGAGGCCACCCGGGCAATCCGCTCCCAGATGGCCGGCCGGCGGGTGGATTTGCTGTTTGTGTTTGCTTCCCCGGATTTTGCCCAGAATGCCGGGCAGTGGCTGGGGGAACTGCAGCGCGAACTGGCTTGCCGGGTGCAGATAGGCTGCTCCGGCGGCGGCATCATCGGTGCGGGCAGCGAGGTCGAAGGGCCTTCGGCGCTGTCGCTGCTGGCGGCGCACCTGCCGGGGGTCGAGTTGCGACCCTTCTGGCTCAAAGCCGAGGAGCTTCCCGATCTCGATAGCTCTCCCAAGACCTGGGAGAACCTGATGGAAATCTCTGCCGGGGCGGCTCCCCATTTTGTGCTGATGGCCGACGGCAGCAGTTTTCCGGTCGACGTGCTCATCGGTGGCCTCGATTTCGCTTTTCCGAGGGCCATTAAGGTGGGGGGCCTGGCGAGCGGCGGCAACCGCCCCGGCCAGAACCGTCTGTTTTTTGGCGATCAGGCGGTGGGTGGCGGCGCGGTAGGGGTGGCCCTCGCGGGCGACATTGCCGTCGAAGCGGCGGTGGCCCAGGGTTGCCGTCCGGTGGGGCAGACCTTTCAGATCACCCGCGCCGAGGGCAACTTGCTATGGGAACTGGACGGCCAACCGGCGTTGCAGGTGTTGCAAACCGTCCTGCAGCAACTCGACGAGAACGATCAGCGCCTGGCGCGCAAGGCGCTGTTTGTCGGCGTGCGGATGAGCGAGTTTCACTCGGGTTCCGAGCAGGGCGATTTTCTGGTGCGCAATTTGATGGGTGTCGATCCGCGCACGGGTGGGTTGGCGGTGGGCGAATGGCTGCGCACCGGCCAGACTATCCGCTTTCACCTGCGCGACGCGGCCACCTCCCGAGACGATCTGCAGCTGGTACTGCAGCGCCACCGTCTTGAGCACAGCGGCGCGCCGCCCGCCGGGGCCTTGCTCTTTTCGTGCCTCGGGCGGGGTGAATCTCTCTATGGCGAGCCGGACGTCGACAGTACCCTGTTCGCCCAGGTTCTAGGTGAGGGGGTGCCGCTCGCCGGATTTTTCTGTAATGGCGAGATCGGACCGGTAGGAAGCACCACCTTTTTGCACGGCTACACCTCCTCCTTCGGCCTCTTCCGGCCCCGCACCTCCGGTCGGCTTTGA
- the rplU gene encoding 50S ribosomal protein L21 has protein sequence MVYAIVETGGKQVLVQPGRFCDVELLALDVEAVLTFDKVLLVRHDGGAAVGRPFVEGAAVQGRILQHGKAAKVTVYKMRPKKGYRRKKGHRQRFTRVMIESIDFEGKSFTAEARAEAVSST, from the coding sequence ATGGTCTACGCGATTGTGGAGACGGGCGGCAAACAGGTGCTGGTCCAACCGGGCCGCTTCTGTGATGTCGAGTTGTTGGCCCTCGATGTCGAGGCTGTGCTCACCTTTGACAAGGTGCTGCTGGTGCGCCACGACGGCGGGGCCGCCGTCGGTCGGCCCTTTGTCGAAGGGGCGGCCGTGCAGGGCCGTATACTCCAGCACGGCAAGGCGGCCAAAGTAACCGTCTACAAGATGCGCCCCAAAAAGGGCTATCGCCGCAAAAAGGGTCACCGTCAGCGTTTTACGCGCGTGATGATCGAATCGATCGATTTTGAAGGCAAAAGCTTCACGGCCGAAGCGAGAGCCGAAGCAGTATCCAGCACCTGA
- the rpmA gene encoding 50S ribosomal protein L27: MAHKKGTGSTRNGRDSNAQRLGVKRYGGERVKAGNILIRQRGTKIHPGVNVGRGSDDTLFALIEGIVTFERFGRDRKKVSVYPIAQTAMQPVAAE; this comes from the coding sequence ATGGCACACAAAAAAGGGACAGGCTCCACCCGCAACGGCCGCGACTCCAACGCCCAACGCCTGGGTGTCAAGCGCTACGGCGGCGAGCGGGTCAAAGCCGGCAATATTCTGATCCGTCAGCGCGGCACCAAGATTCACCCAGGCGTCAACGTCGGGCGCGGCTCCGACGACACGCTTTTTGCGCTTATCGAGGGCATCGTCACCTTCGAGCGCTTCGGGCGCGACCGCAAGAAAGTGAGTGTCTACCCGATCGCCCAGACGGCCATGCAGCCCGTAGCCGCCGAGTAG
- a CDS encoding VPS10 domain-containing protein — translation MTGLKPRQSAGRRAKILAVSVLVSLLGALPAAAAYDKLFFAGMKARNVGPGNMSGRVAAVAAVTAQPEIIYIGTATGGVWKSTNGGTTWKPIFDEQDTSSIGAVAVFQPQPEIVWAGSGEGNTRNSAGVGRGIYKSTDGGKSWQKLGLEKTERIHRILLHPTNPDIAYVAAMGTTWGENPDRGVFKTTDGGKSWNKILYVDERTGVGDLAIDPSNPDKLIAAMWEHRRWPWAFKSGGPGSGLYVTSDGGASWKKLEAKDGLPAGELGRIGVAIAPSNPKVVYALVEAGKNVLLRSDDGGASWKTVNTRPDINPRPFYFADLEVNPRDENLLYRLQVNLDISTDGGKTFKPTAPQGIHSDHHALWIHPNGNTLINGNDGGIAISYDRGKKWQFVDNLPLGQFYHIGVDMEQPYNVYGGLQDNGSWRGPSNALKPSGILNASWEAVGFGDGFATLPDPENAEYGYAMSQGGNLFYFNSRTGVRKAIRPTEAEIKHRYNWNAALAIDPFDPKTIYYGSQFVHKSPDKGNSWQIISPDLSTDDPEKQKQAESGGLTRDVTTAENHCTILSIAPSALKKGLLWASTDDGNVQLTTDGGKSWQRVSDSLTKAGLVPAGTWAPHIEASKHDPATAYALFDDHRRSNWQSYVFVTRDYGKSWKSLATPTIDGFAHVIEEDPVKADLLYLGTEFGLFVSADAGKSWFKWTQGLPTVPVTDLVVHPREQDLVIGTHGRGIYILDDIRPLRALSEQVAAKALHLFAVADPDQMHFAPFSGPYFFAGDALFRGKARPYGALLTYVLNGPGLEPAKADAEEGEEADKDKEEAATAPKSSQPISPSGAPATGEDKPVASSPAAETKKKEEAKLDIEILDDTGKVIRTVKGPMKAGLNRIAWDLRREKFAVPQFPLSDPERIKEREKADKERRGPLVPPGKYTARIQYQGSIVSQSFEVKPDPRIPYYPAARRQSYQLALEAGAMLESVAKAYQQIWDTRKTIQTATQGDKPANPSLAERGKALDTKLADLANRMAPNEDRQGIYDRTAEVANQIAIVLGALQSSYDGPNQPVLVKFDKVKQQTATILAEYDTLKKSDVVAFEQELRAAGYPAGAGTASRSARP, via the coding sequence ATGACTGGCTTGAAGCCCCGGCAAAGCGCCGGACGGCGCGCGAAAATCCTGGCTGTTTCTGTCCTGGTGAGCCTGCTGGGCGCCCTGCCGGCCGCCGCTGCCTACGACAAACTCTTTTTTGCCGGTATGAAGGCGCGCAATGTCGGTCCCGGCAACATGAGCGGCCGGGTGGCGGCGGTCGCGGCGGTGACGGCCCAGCCGGAGATTATCTACATCGGCACCGCCACCGGCGGCGTCTGGAAAAGCACCAACGGCGGCACCACCTGGAAGCCCATCTTTGATGAGCAGGACACCTCTTCGATCGGGGCGGTGGCGGTCTTTCAGCCCCAGCCCGAGATCGTCTGGGCAGGCAGCGGCGAAGGGAATACCCGCAACAGCGCCGGGGTGGGCCGCGGCATCTATAAATCCACCGACGGCGGCAAGAGCTGGCAGAAGCTGGGCCTCGAAAAAACCGAGCGCATCCACAGAATATTGCTGCACCCCACCAACCCCGACATCGCCTACGTGGCGGCGATGGGCACCACCTGGGGCGAGAACCCCGATCGTGGCGTCTTCAAGACCACCGACGGCGGCAAAAGCTGGAACAAAATTCTCTACGTCGATGAGCGGACCGGCGTCGGGGATCTGGCCATCGACCCGTCCAACCCCGACAAGCTCATCGCTGCGATGTGGGAGCATCGGCGCTGGCCGTGGGCGTTCAAATCCGGCGGCCCGGGCAGCGGTCTGTACGTCACCTCCGACGGCGGCGCCAGTTGGAAGAAACTCGAAGCCAAAGACGGTCTGCCGGCCGGGGAGTTGGGCCGCATCGGGGTGGCCATCGCCCCGAGCAACCCGAAAGTCGTCTACGCCCTAGTTGAAGCGGGTAAGAACGTGCTGCTGCGTTCCGACGACGGGGGAGCCAGCTGGAAGACCGTCAACACCCGCCCCGACATCAACCCGCGCCCCTTTTACTTTGCCGACCTCGAAGTCAATCCCAGGGACGAAAATCTGCTCTATCGGCTGCAGGTCAACCTGGATATCAGCACCGACGGCGGCAAAACCTTCAAGCCCACCGCTCCCCAGGGCATCCACTCCGATCACCACGCTTTGTGGATTCACCCGAACGGCAACACCCTGATCAACGGCAACGACGGCGGCATCGCGATCAGCTACGACCGGGGCAAAAAGTGGCAGTTCGTCGACAATTTGCCGCTCGGGCAGTTTTACCACATCGGCGTGGATATGGAGCAGCCGTACAACGTCTACGGCGGCCTGCAGGACAACGGCTCCTGGCGCGGCCCCAGCAATGCCCTCAAACCTTCCGGCATCCTCAATGCCAGCTGGGAAGCGGTCGGCTTCGGCGACGGCTTCGCCACGCTGCCGGATCCCGAGAATGCCGAGTACGGCTATGCGATGAGCCAGGGCGGCAATCTGTTTTACTTCAATTCCCGTACCGGCGTACGCAAAGCGATCCGTCCTACCGAGGCCGAGATCAAGCACCGCTACAACTGGAATGCGGCCCTCGCCATCGACCCTTTTGACCCCAAGACGATTTACTACGGCAGCCAGTTCGTCCACAAAAGCCCGGACAAGGGCAATTCCTGGCAGATTATCAGCCCGGATCTGAGCACCGACGATCCTGAGAAGCAAAAACAAGCCGAATCCGGCGGCCTTACCCGCGATGTCACCACTGCCGAAAACCACTGCACGATCTTGAGCATCGCGCCCAGTGCGCTCAAAAAGGGCCTGCTGTGGGCCTCCACCGACGATGGCAACGTGCAGCTCACCACCGACGGCGGCAAAAGCTGGCAGCGCGTCTCGGATAGTCTGACAAAAGCGGGGCTAGTCCCGGCGGGTACCTGGGCACCCCACATCGAAGCTTCGAAACATGACCCGGCCACGGCCTACGCGCTCTTCGACGATCACCGCCGCTCCAACTGGCAGAGCTACGTCTTTGTCACCCGCGACTACGGCAAGAGTTGGAAAAGCCTGGCCACGCCCACGATCGACGGCTTCGCCCACGTGATCGAAGAAGACCCGGTGAAGGCAGACCTGCTCTACCTGGGGACCGAATTCGGCCTGTTTGTGAGCGCCGACGCCGGCAAAAGCTGGTTCAAGTGGACCCAGGGGCTGCCCACGGTGCCCGTCACCGATCTGGTGGTCCACCCGCGCGAGCAAGATCTGGTGATCGGCACCCACGGCCGGGGCATCTACATCCTCGACGACATCCGGCCGTTGCGCGCTTTGAGTGAGCAAGTCGCCGCCAAAGCTCTACACCTGTTCGCAGTAGCCGATCCCGATCAGATGCACTTTGCCCCCTTCTCGGGGCCATATTTCTTTGCGGGCGACGCGCTCTTTCGCGGCAAAGCGCGCCCCTACGGCGCGCTGTTGACTTACGTGCTGAACGGCCCCGGTCTGGAGCCCGCCAAAGCAGATGCCGAGGAAGGCGAAGAAGCCGACAAAGACAAAGAAGAAGCGGCCACGGCACCCAAAAGTAGCCAGCCGATTTCCCCTTCCGGAGCCCCGGCCACCGGTGAGGACAAACCCGTCGCCTCTAGCCCTGCCGCTGAGACCAAGAAAAAAGAAGAAGCGAAACTGGACATCGAGATTCTCGATGACACCGGCAAAGTGATCCGCACGGTCAAAGGACCGATGAAGGCAGGTCTCAACCGGATTGCCTGGGATCTGCGCCGCGAAAAATTTGCCGTGCCCCAGTTTCCCCTCAGCGATCCCGAGCGGATCAAAGAGCGCGAAAAGGCCGACAAAGAGCGGCGCGGGCCGCTGGTGCCGCCGGGCAAGTACACCGCCCGCATCCAGTACCAGGGCTCGATCGTCAGCCAGAGTTTCGAGGTAAAACCTGATCCGCGCATTCCTTACTATCCGGCGGCGCGCCGCCAGAGCTATCAATTGGCGCTCGAAGCCGGGGCGATGCTCGAATCGGTGGCGAAGGCCTACCAGCAGATCTGGGATACCCGCAAGACGATCCAGACGGCAACGCAGGGGGATAAACCCGCCAACCCGTCGCTTGCCGAGCGCGGCAAGGCCCTAGACACCAAACTCGCCGACCTGGCGAACCGCATGGCCCCCAACGAAGATCGCCAGGGCATCTACGACCGCACCGCCGAGGTCGCCAATCAGATCGCTATTGTGCTCGGGGCTTTGCAGAGCAGCTACGACGGACCCAACCAGCCGGTGCTGGTCAAGTTCGACAAAGTCAAACAGCAGACCGCCACCATCCTCGCCGAGTACGACACCCTCAAAAAAAGCGACGTGGTCGCCTTCGAACAGGAACTGCGCGCCGCCGGTTACCCGGCCGGGGCGGGTACTGCCAGCCGGAGCGCCCGGCCATAG
- a CDS encoding Uma2 family endonuclease, with product MPDDYTGGASGPLPAPLRERLMTTPAPPPVEGSSTLYGVDWEQFKTTEATLAPLGKGVKLSHFNGVLEIMSPIGPRHEDVKSTLGLLLEAYIREKGIRFYVCGGFTLASPKTASGTPDASYAIGTRKKIPDIVIEVIITSGRLDKTETYRPQQVPEVWFWKKGQITLFHSEEQGYIQREHSVFFPALELSVLQRYLDFADSVRRCGRVCRGHPPGRPVGWSWQYRRSACPECALVPKSKYAIPCTVAVGVGFVALRVARFPGCISCRSDVYFCTCAPGQCLHSRYRVAFCR from the coding sequence TTGCCGGACGATTACACTGGAGGTGCTTCGGGCCCTCTGCCAGCACCGCTGCGAGAACGTTTGATGACCACACCGGCACCGCCGCCTGTCGAAGGGAGCAGCACCCTGTACGGCGTCGATTGGGAACAATTCAAAACGACCGAAGCCACCCTGGCCCCTCTGGGCAAAGGGGTCAAACTGTCGCACTTCAACGGGGTGCTTGAAATCATGTCCCCCATCGGTCCCCGGCACGAAGACGTCAAAAGTACTCTGGGCCTGTTGTTGGAAGCCTATATACGAGAAAAAGGCATCCGGTTCTACGTCTGTGGCGGCTTCACCCTCGCATCCCCCAAGACGGCCTCAGGCACCCCGGACGCATCCTACGCCATCGGCACCCGGAAGAAAATTCCAGACATTGTCATTGAAGTCATCATCACCAGCGGCAGGCTGGATAAAACCGAAACTTACAGGCCCCAGCAGGTGCCGGAAGTCTGGTTCTGGAAAAAAGGCCAAATTACGCTATTTCACTCGGAAGAACAGGGCTATATCCAGCGCGAGCACAGCGTGTTTTTTCCGGCTCTGGAGTTGTCGGTGCTCCAGCGCTATCTGGATTTTGCCGATTCAGTACGACGCTGTGGGCGAGTTTGTCGAGGCCATCCGCCGGGCAGACCAGTAGGCTGGTCATGGCAGTACCGCAGAAGCGCCTGCCCGGAGTGTGCTCTCGTACCAAAAAGCAAGTATGCCATTCCTTGTACTGTGGCTGTCGGCGTTGGGTTTGTGGCTTTGCGGGTTGCCCGCTTCCCTGGCTGCATCTCCTGCAGATCTGATGTATATTTTTGCACCTGTGCTCCAGGACAATGCCTTCACTCTCGATATCGAGTTGCATTTTGCAGGTAA
- a CDS encoding DHH family phosphoesterase has product MDPGAGIVEQTPPPVKSNGQMRKSDKLRQVLSKHPDEKHLVVLQDFPDPDALSAAWSYGLICRQFDIECVNVYAGTLSHQENIALVRLTGLPAQRWNLQTEQRDLSGFHGAVFLDNQGTTSQITRLVKQAKLPVIAVVDHHAPQEDLAPQFSDIRTTCGATATMFVQYFQEGLLSLDATDPNHVKVATALMHGLRSETHQLMQAKEEDFLAAAYLARFYDPKLLEAILQTARSRRVMDVIERALKNRIVKNSFSVSGVGYLRYEDRDAIPQAADFLITEENIHTAVVYGIVRTEDEREMVSGSLRTNKLTLDPDEFIKKTFGHDADGRFFGGGRVRAGGFEIPVGFLAGSSENSAFNQLKWEVFDAQIKQKLNRLITDDEEDD; this is encoded by the coding sequence ATGGACCCCGGGGCAGGCATCGTCGAGCAGACACCCCCACCAGTAAAGAGCAACGGCCAGATGCGCAAGTCCGACAAACTGCGCCAGGTGCTCTCCAAACACCCGGATGAAAAACATCTGGTCGTGTTGCAGGATTTTCCGGACCCCGACGCCCTCAGTGCCGCCTGGTCCTACGGCCTGATTTGCCGCCAGTTTGATATCGAATGCGTTAACGTCTACGCGGGCACCCTTAGCCACCAGGAAAATATCGCCCTGGTGCGCCTGACGGGCCTGCCTGCCCAGCGCTGGAATTTACAGACCGAGCAGCGCGACTTGAGCGGATTTCATGGAGCGGTGTTTCTGGACAACCAGGGCACCACCAGCCAGATTACCCGACTGGTCAAGCAGGCCAAACTGCCGGTGATTGCCGTCGTCGATCACCACGCTCCCCAGGAAGATCTCGCCCCCCAGTTCTCCGACATCCGCACCACCTGCGGCGCCACCGCCACGATGTTCGTGCAGTACTTTCAAGAAGGGCTTTTGAGCCTCGACGCCACGGACCCCAACCACGTCAAGGTGGCCACTGCCCTGATGCACGGCCTGCGCTCCGAGACCCACCAACTGATGCAGGCCAAAGAAGAAGACTTCCTGGCTGCCGCCTACCTGGCGCGCTTCTACGATCCGAAGTTGCTGGAGGCAATTTTGCAGACCGCCCGCTCCCGCCGGGTCATGGACGTCATCGAGCGCGCCCTCAAAAACCGGATCGTCAAAAACAGCTTCTCAGTTTCCGGGGTGGGCTACTTGCGCTACGAGGACCGCGACGCCATTCCCCAGGCGGCGGACTTTTTGATCACCGAGGAGAACATCCACACCGCCGTCGTCTACGGCATCGTGCGCACCGAGGACGAGCGCGAGATGGTCTCAGGCTCGCTGCGCACCAACAAGCTCACCCTCGATCCCGACGAATTTATCAAAAAGACCTTCGGTCACGACGCCGACGGCCGCTTTTTTGGCGGCGGGCGCGTGCGCGCGGGGGGCTTTGAAATCCCGGTGGGCTTTCTGGCGGGCAGCAGCGAGAATTCGGCTTTCAACCAGCTCAAATGGGAAGTCTTCGACGCCCAAATCAAACAAAAGCTCAACCGGCTGATTACCGACGACGAAGAGGACGATTGA
- a CDS encoding O-antigen ligase family protein, which translates to MRTAKPSPGRTLAWPAPARLSWMAFLAGIAALPVASPVTLACWLVALAALARSGVGHRLGPAGRYLAATALVLVAVVPFSVRPGDSLLGLFNYWPFFLFFGLAAQLVDSPGRLRRVLQVVLVGALVTGGVGLVEWVLGSNWQWEPVKGLVLLVIGSQQEAGILDRVTAFFAWPTSAAAYFLLVLPVALSTALGGEARLRPLAWAAFGAAGIALVGTASRNAWIIALLASLALLVVARRLVPVLSLAAAAAAVAVAGLGPAEWSAVELLRRVVPAALWQKVAESVTSGTASFESLINRFDAWQIAFEMTRQRPWTGWGLQTFPFVESDIFGRDAANLLHAHNLYLTYSAETGLPAALLLVGFYLWTLCAGVQRAVMLKGVARWQLAGLVAALASYLLFGLSDVPFYDARINGLFWLWLGLIWSFPAGGAAQRTIEAKPS; encoded by the coding sequence TTGAGAACCGCCAAGCCATCGCCGGGGCGCACCCTCGCCTGGCCGGCCCCCGCCCGGCTGAGCTGGATGGCCTTTCTAGCAGGAATTGCCGCACTGCCTGTCGCTTCTCCGGTGACGCTCGCCTGCTGGCTGGTGGCCCTGGCGGCTCTGGCCAGAAGCGGCGTCGGGCACCGCCTCGGTCCGGCCGGACGCTATCTGGCGGCGACGGCTCTGGTGTTGGTGGCAGTGGTTCCTTTTAGTGTGCGGCCGGGTGACAGCCTGCTGGGGCTATTCAACTATTGGCCGTTTTTTTTGTTTTTTGGCCTCGCCGCCCAGTTGGTCGACAGTCCCGGTAGGCTGCGCCGGGTGCTGCAGGTCGTGCTGGTGGGGGCGCTGGTCACCGGCGGGGTCGGACTTGTCGAGTGGGTCTTGGGGAGCAACTGGCAGTGGGAACCGGTCAAGGGCCTGGTGCTGCTGGTGATTGGCTCCCAGCAGGAGGCAGGCATCCTCGATCGGGTGACGGCCTTTTTTGCCTGGCCCACTTCGGCGGCGGCCTACTTTTTGCTGGTACTGCCGGTGGCCCTGTCCACGGCTCTTGGGGGTGAAGCGCGCCTGCGGCCCCTGGCCTGGGCCGCCTTTGGGGCGGCGGGCATCGCCCTGGTGGGCACCGCCTCGCGCAACGCCTGGATCATTGCCCTGTTGGCCAGCCTCGCTTTGCTGGTGGTGGCCCGCCGTCTGGTGCCGGTGCTCTCCCTGGCGGCGGCGGCGGCGGCGGTGGCGGTGGCCGGGCTGGGTCCGGCTGAATGGAGTGCGGTCGAACTGCTGCGGCGGGTGGTACCTGCGGCGCTCTGGCAGAAGGTGGCCGAGAGTGTCACCAGCGGCACCGCCTCGTTCGAATCGCTCATCAACCGCTTCGACGCCTGGCAAATTGCCTTCGAGATGACCCGCCAGCGCCCCTGGACCGGTTGGGGACTGCAGACGTTTCCGTTTGTCGAAAGCGACATCTTTGGACGCGATGCGGCCAATTTGCTCCATGCCCACAATCTCTATCTCACCTACAGCGCCGAAACCGGCCTGCCCGCCGCCCTGCTGCTGGTCGGATTCTATCTGTGGACCCTGTGCGCAGGAGTGCAGCGGGCAGTAATGTTAAAGGGTGTTGCGCGCTGGCAGCTCGCTGGACTCGTCGCCGCCCTGGCCTCCTACTTGCTGTTCGGGCTTTCCGATGTGCCCTTCTACGACGCCCGCATCAACGGCCTGTTTTGGTTGTGGTTGGGACTCATCTGGAGCTTTCCGGCGGGCGGCGCTGCACAGCGGACAATAGAAGCAAAGCCGAGCTGA
- a CDS encoding methyltransferase domain-containing protein gives MPSEESSGVDQPAFWEYRYRGGQDRWDLGQPAPTFVHLLSGSEAPPLGTVAVPGCGRGHDALLFAARGYKVCGFDFAADAIADATRLALRAGAAATFLQQDLFNLPRPFAGLFDLVVEHTCFCAIDPVRREEYVEIVHWLLKPGGELVAIFFAHPRPGGPPYRTDPGEIERLFSPRFKITALLPAPMSVPSRRGEELFGRFVRA, from the coding sequence ATGCCGTCCGAGGAATCTTCCGGAGTCGATCAGCCTGCCTTCTGGGAATATCGCTACCGCGGCGGCCAGGATCGCTGGGATCTGGGTCAACCGGCGCCGACATTTGTGCATTTGCTTTCCGGCTCCGAAGCGCCCCCCCTGGGGACGGTGGCGGTACCGGGCTGCGGGCGCGGCCACGACGCGCTGTTGTTTGCCGCCCGCGGCTACAAAGTGTGCGGTTTCGACTTTGCTGCCGACGCCATCGCCGATGCCACCCGGCTGGCTTTGCGCGCCGGGGCGGCGGCCACTTTTTTGCAGCAGGATCTTTTCAACCTGCCCCGGCCGTTCGCGGGGTTGTTCGACCTGGTGGTCGAGCACACCTGCTTTTGCGCCATCGACCCGGTCCGGCGCGAAGAGTACGTCGAGATCGTCCACTGGTTGCTCAAACCCGGTGGAGAACTGGTGGCCATTTTCTTTGCCCATCCCCGCCCCGGCGGCCCGCCCTACCGCACCGACCCAGGCGAGATCGAGCGTCTATTCTCGCCGCGCTTTAAGATCACTGCGCTTTTACCCGCGCCGATGTCGGTACCGAGTCGTCGGGGGGAAGAGCTTTTTGGGCGTTTCGTGCGGGCTTAG